The bacterium HR34 DNA segment TTACCAAACTATTCGGCGGCCCCGACGGGAATCGAACCCGTCGCTTCGCTCCCAAGAAACCCACGGTTTCTTGCGCTCCGACATAATGTCGGAGCTATTTTCCTTCACGGGGAGATACCCAATCTCCCCGACCCCCTCTGTGGGGTTCGCTTCTCTATCTAATTTTTCTCAAACCAATCTGCTAATTCCAACATTACCAAACTATTCGGCGGCCCCGACGGGAATCGAACCCGTGTTTGGGGATTGAAAGCCCCCTGTCCTAACCACTAGACGACGGGGCCGGATAAAAAATTAATTTTAAAATTCTACTTATTTAACTTGAAAATGCAAATTAAAAATTGTATTTATTAATATATGCTAAAATTACCTTTATTATTTATTGCTATTTTAATATCTGCAGCGATATCTACTGTTTCTGTTTTTTATATTAACAAAAATTATGAAAAAATTAAATATCAAGAACCACCACTTATTATAAACACAGAAAAAGGACAATTACAAGCCTTTGTAGGAAATCAATCTAATGAAAAAATTGATAACACCAAAAACAACAAAAATAAAAATGAAAATGAACAAATTAAAAAAGAACAAACAATTAAAAACTTAAAAAGCAGCGATACTAAATCTGAAAATCAAAATAATTCACAAATAACTCAGCATAACAAAAAATTATCAGAAAAAATATTACAAAATAAGACAGTAATAGATACGTCTAACAATAAGGAATTAAAGGAACCTCAATTTTGCAAGATAAATAAAGATATAGTGCCTCCAAGAACAAAAATTATTTTTAATGAGATCAATTGGGCAGGAAGTAAAAATTCAGCGTACGACGAATGGATCGAGTTAAAAAATGTGGCATTAAATTTTCAGGATGTGAGTATAAAAGGGTGGCAAATAATATCTGAAAAAGGAAATATTAAAATAATTATAGACAAAGATGCGATAATAAAGCCCCTAAAGTTTTATTTAATAGTTTCTGACAAAAGCAATTTAGATGGAGATTTTAAGTTTAAAGGCAACATAAGAAATGAAGGAGATAGCCTTTATTTATTCGATGAAAACTGCAAACTTCAAGATTCTATAATAATGGAGGGTGGATGGTTTTATGGTGATAATAACGAAAAATTAACAATGGAAAGGACAAAAAGTCTTGAATGGAAAAACAGCAAAGTGGAAGGCGGCACGCCAAATTTTGAAAACAGCGTATATTTAGAAATAGAAGAGGAACAAAAAAACAACGAAAACAATCAAGAACAAAACAACACGCAAAATAATTCTAATCAACAAAGCAACGCTCAAGAAAACAGCGAAGATGGTCAAGAATACAAAAAATTATTAATTGTTGAAATTCAAATAAAAGATGAAACAAATTCTGATCACGATTTTGTAAAAATATTTAACCCAAGCGAGAAAAAAATAAATTTAGATGGTATAAATTTAGTTAAAAAATCTTCTACTGGAAAAACATATTCAATAAAATCTTTTGGAGAAAATGACTTTATAAATCCAAAAGAATACATTGTATGGAAAAACTCAGATTTTGAATCTTTGCCAGCTAACTATCAAACAACTCAAACACTATCAGAAAATAACAGCATTGCAATAATAAAGAAAGATAAAGGAGAAATAATAGATAGCGTTTGTTGGGGAGAAGGAGAAAACCAATTTAAAGAAGGCGATTGCCTGCCCAATCCGTATTCTAAATTAGAAAGAAAAAAGCAAAACAATGAATTTATAGATACTCAAAACAACTTAAACGATTTCACTTACGACCAACAATCCCCAAACAATCAAAACAGCGAAAATCAGCAACAAAAAAATCAAAACCAACAAGAACAGCAAGACCAAAATAATAATCAAACTTACAACTATCTAGATGTTGTATTTAGTGAAATAGCATGGGCTGGCACAAAAGCATCTTCTTATGACGAATGGATTGAACTTTTTAATAATACTCAAACAGATATTGATTTGTCTGGGTGGAAAATAAAAGGAGAAGTCAAAGGCGAAATAAAGCTTGAAATAAATTTACAGGGAACAATTAAAAGCGGAGATTATTTTTTGTTGGAAAGAACAGACGACAACACAATATCTAATATACAGGCTGATTTAATTTTTACAGGGAATCTGCTAAACAGTGGAATGAATATAAGACTTTTAGATCCGCAAAACAATATAATAGATGAACTTTCTTTTGAAAATGGCTGGCCAGCCGGAGACAATGATAAAAAATTATCTATGGAAAGAAAAAACTTAAAAATAAGTGCTTTACCAGATAACTTCCAAAGTTTTAATGGAAACTTTGTTATAAACCCAGAACCATTAGACGCAAAAAACAATAAAATTTTAGGAACACCAAAACATGAAAACAGCAAATAAAGAAAAAATTATTTTAGCAATAGAAACTTCCTGCGATGAAACAGCCATAGCGGTTTTAAAATATAAAGACGCAGAAAACTTTAAGATTTTGGCGAATGTTGTATCCTCTCAAATTAAAATTCATTCAAAATATGGCGGAGTATTCCCATATCTTGCTAAAAGAGAGCACCAAAAAAATTTAGTAAAGGTTCTAAAAGAAGCATTAGCGCAAGCCAAACTTCTTAAAAAAGACAAAACAGAATATAAAGAAAAACAAATTGAAAAATTACTGGAAAGAGAGCAAGAATTAAAAAACGAGTTAATAAAGTTTTTAAACAAATATTCTTTTCCAAAAATAGATTTTATTTGTGTCACTTCTCATCCTGGGTTAGAGCCTTGTTTGTGGGTTGGAGTTAATTTTGCTAACGCTCTTTCTAGAATAACAAGCGCAAAAATTATACCGATAAATCATATAAGGGCACATATATACTCCTCTTTAATATATAAATTTAAAAAAGTTTTAGTTTTATACAAAAATAAAAAATTGTTTCCTGCAATATCTTTGGTTGTGTCAGGAGGACATACAGAACTTTATTATTTGAGTGATTTTCTGAAAGAAAAATTAATAGGAAAAACAAGGGATGATGCAGCAGGAGAATGTTTTGATAAGACATCAAGATTGCTTGGCTTGCCTTATCCTGGCGGCGAAAAATTGTCTCGTTTGGCAAAGGAGTTCAAAGGTAAAAGCAGTATTACTTTTCCAAGACCAATGATAAACTCAAAAAATTTTAACTTTTCTTTTTCAGGATTAAAAACTGCTGTTTTGTACAAGGTAAAAGAATTTAAAAAAATTAACGAAAACCTTAAAAAGGAGTTGGCAAAAGAAATACAACAAGCAATAATTGATTGCCTTGTTGTAAAAACAATAAAAGCAGTTAAAGAATTTAAGGCAAAGTCCTTGTTTTTGGGAGGCGGGGTTAGCGCTAATTATTTGTTGAGAAACGAAATTAAAAAAATTATTAAAAAAGAAAAATTAGATTGTAATATATTCTTGCCAGAAAAAAACTTAACAGGTGACAACGCTCTAATGATAGGTTTTCTTGGCTTTTTGATTTTAACAAGAAGTAAGGTAAAATTAAAAAATAAGGTAAGTGTTCCTGATTTTTAAAAGTTAACTTTAAACCTATGGAATTAGCACCCTCTCATAATCCAAAAGATATAGAAGAAAAAATATATAACTATTGGCTAAAACTTGGGTATTTTAATCCTGACAAACAACCTGACAAAGAAAAAAGATTAAAAAAAGGCGTTTTCTCAATAACAATGCCCCCTCCAAACATAACCGGTGAACTTCATATGGGCCATGCCCTGAATGCAACAATCTCAGATATTTTAATAAGAAAAAAGATGATGGAAGGCTTTTTAACTGTTTATGTGCCAGGCACTGACCACGCTGGAATAGCAACTCAAAATGTCGTTGAAAAAAATCTTAAAAAACAAGGAATATCAAGGTTTGATTTGGGAAGAGAAAAATTTATAGAAAAAGTTTGGGAATGGGTTGAAAAATATAAAAATATAATACTAACACAAATTAAAAAATTAGGAGTTGCAGCTGACTGGTCCAGAAAAAGGTTTACATTAGACAAAAATTATGAAAAAGCAGTTAATTATGCTTTTAAGTACTATTTTGAAAAAGGATTGATTTATAAAGGTAAAAGAGTTGTAAACTGGTGTAAAAGATGTAAAACTTCCTTATCAGATCTTGAATTAGAATACGAAAAAGAATTTAGTTATCTGTGGTACATAAAATATCCTGTAAAAGATAGTAAAGAATATATTGTTGTGGCAACATCAAGGCCAGAAACAATGTTGGGAGATGAGGCAGTTGCCGTTCATCCAAAAGATGAAAGATATAAAAATTTAAGTGGCAAAAAAGTTGTTCTTCCGTTAGTAAAAAAAGAAATACCAATTATTCGAGACAATTTAGTTGATAAAAGTTTTGGTACAGGGGTTGTAAAAGTAACACCTGCCCATTCACTTGTTGACTATAAAATATCTCTAAAACATAAACTTCCTTTAACTCAAGTAATTAACGAAGAAGGTCAAATATGCCCGCCTGCTCCAGAAAAGTACATTGGCTTGAATGTTCAAGACGCAAGAATCTTAATAATTGAAGATTTAAAGAAACAAGGATTTTTAGAAAAAGAAGAACCTTACGAACACAATATTCCTGTTTGCTACAGATGCGGAACAAAAGTAGAATTTGTGCCTTCCAATCAGTGGTTTTTGAAAATGGACGAACTTGCTAAAAAAGCCTTAGAAGCGATTAAAAA contains these protein-coding regions:
- the tsaD gene encoding tRNA N6-adenosine threonylcarbamoyltransferase; this encodes MKTANKEKIILAIETSCDETAIAVLKYKDAENFKILANVVSSQIKIHSKYGGVFPYLAKREHQKNLVKVLKEALAQAKLLKKDKTEYKEKQIEKLLEREQELKNELIKFLNKYSFPKIDFICVTSHPGLEPCLWVGVNFANALSRITSAKIIPINHIRAHIYSSLIYKFKKVLVLYKNKKLFPAISLVVSGGHTELYYLSDFLKEKLIGKTRDDAAGECFDKTSRLLGLPYPGGEKLSRLAKEFKGKSSITFPRPMINSKNFNFSFSGLKTAVLYKVKEFKKINENLKKELAKEIQQAIIDCLVVKTIKAVKEFKAKSLFLGGGVSANYLLRNEIKKIIKKEKLDCNIFLPEKNLTGDNALMIGFLGFLILTRSKVKLKNKVSVPDF
- the valS gene encoding Valine--tRNA ligase, encoding MELAPSHNPKDIEEKIYNYWLKLGYFNPDKQPDKEKRLKKGVFSITMPPPNITGELHMGHALNATISDILIRKKMMEGFLTVYVPGTDHAGIATQNVVEKNLKKQGISRFDLGREKFIEKVWEWVEKYKNIILTQIKKLGVAADWSRKRFTLDKNYEKAVNYAFKYYFEKGLIYKGKRVVNWCKRCKTSLSDLELEYEKEFSYLWYIKYPVKDSKEYIVVATSRPETMLGDEAVAVHPKDERYKNLSGKKVVLPLVKKEIPIIRDNLVDKSFGTGVVKVTPAHSLVDYKISLKHKLPLTQVINEEGQICPPAPEKYIGLNVQDARILIIEDLKKQGFLEKEEPYEHNIPVCYRCGTKVEFVPSNQWFLKMDELAKKALEAIKKEDVKIIPNLYKRLAINWLKNIQDWCISRQIWWGHKIPIEECACGFFYAEKPTNKVCKKCGKERVPSEDVLDTWFSSALWPFAVFGWPKRTKDLKTFYPTSLIVTAQEILYLWIVRMIFSGLEFIGKVPFYKVLISQTVVTKDGKRMSKSLGTGVNPLDFVEKYGADATRFGIAFKISKSKELRFDETAIITGKKFCNKIWNSVKFVLFQIERCGLKEVEFNSQRFYELSKEDKAMIKKFIRLKKNVEENIENFEIGKATRDLYEFYWHYFCDKYIEYSKKVIEKNKEKQIKNLLYIIIESLKMLHPIMPHITEELYRNLPLKNKKKSIIFEKW